A portion of the Stigmatella aurantiaca DW4/3-1 genome contains these proteins:
- a CDS encoding aminoglycoside phosphotransferase family protein, whose product MELEAALRDQVGQAIGRPFSHAPIKKLKGDASNRSYYRVGAPPESWVVMEMPVGTTKKSEEATKGEPPKELPFINVHRYLEQLGVRVPRILRYDEPAGMMVLEDLSDLTFEAALEGGKHQEALYGRAVELLARLRVEAERKVDPECLAFTRAFDEDLYDWELHHFREWGLEAWSGKKPSDAERAELDRTFREIARTLAAAPRGFTHRDYQSRNIMVKEGELVVIDFQDALQGPRQYDLVALLRDSYVELDRDFVDRMLDRYIQAFQEAGGERIEPGPFKDFFDLLTIQRKLKDAGRFEFINRVKGNPGFLVSIPASLRYVKAAFARRPELRPLQELISRYVPELAA is encoded by the coding sequence ATGGAACTTGAGGCCGCCCTGCGCGACCAGGTGGGTCAGGCCATTGGCCGTCCCTTTTCCCATGCCCCCATCAAGAAGCTGAAGGGGGACGCGAGCAATCGCTCCTACTACCGCGTCGGCGCGCCCCCCGAGAGCTGGGTGGTGATGGAGATGCCCGTGGGCACGACGAAGAAGAGCGAGGAGGCCACCAAGGGGGAGCCTCCGAAGGAGCTGCCCTTCATCAACGTGCACCGCTACCTGGAGCAGCTCGGGGTCCGCGTGCCGCGCATTCTGCGCTACGACGAGCCCGCGGGGATGATGGTGCTGGAGGACCTGAGCGACCTCACCTTCGAGGCGGCCCTGGAGGGCGGCAAGCACCAGGAGGCCCTCTACGGGCGGGCGGTGGAGTTGCTGGCGCGCCTGCGGGTGGAAGCCGAGCGGAAGGTGGACCCGGAGTGCCTGGCCTTCACCCGGGCCTTCGACGAGGACCTGTACGATTGGGAGCTTCACCACTTCCGCGAGTGGGGCCTGGAGGCCTGGAGTGGGAAGAAGCCCTCGGACGCCGAGCGCGCCGAGCTGGACCGGACCTTCCGGGAGATCGCCCGGACCCTCGCGGCGGCCCCGCGCGGCTTCACCCACCGGGACTACCAGAGCCGCAACATCATGGTGAAGGAGGGCGAGCTGGTGGTCATCGACTTCCAGGACGCCCTGCAAGGCCCTCGGCAGTATGACCTGGTGGCGCTGCTGCGAGACAGCTACGTGGAGCTGGATCGAGACTTCGTGGACCGGATGCTGGACCGCTACATCCAGGCGTTCCAGGAGGCCGGGGGCGAGCGCATCGAGCCGGGTCCGTTCAAGGACTTCTTCGATCTGCTCACCATCCAGCGCAAGCTCAAGGACGCGGGGCGCTTCGAGTTCATCAACCGGGTGAAGGGCAACCCAGGCTTCCTGGTCTCCATCCCGGCCTCGCTGCGCTACGTGAAGGCGGCCTTCGCGCGACGCCCGGAGCTGCGCCCCTTGCAGGAGCTCATCTCCCGGTACGTTCCCGAACTCGCCGCCTGA
- a CDS encoding pyridoxal-phosphate dependent enzyme, producing MDIHENILSAIGHTPLVKLNKLVGPNDATVLVKCEFMNPGASIKDRMALYIIEKAEREGKLKPGGTIVENTSGNTGMGVALAAAVKGYKCIFTMPDKMSLEKINRLKALGAQVVVTPTNVPAEDPRSYYETAKRIHRETPGAFMLNQYHNPDNIEAHYKITGPEIYEQTEGKVDYFVSGLGTGGTMSGAGKYLKEKVPGLKNVGVDPVGSVYEGYFKTGKLSTPHVYKVEGIGEDMLCGAMDFKVVDDVRQVDDKQCFVAARRLAREEGIFAGGSAGAAVHVAVQLAKEVGKGKTIVVVLPDSGMVYISKFHSDEWMRDNGFLEEKGAGTVRDILGDKRGEVRTARKGDRVDLVVEQMRQHGISQMPVLTPEGQAVGMIHEYDLLNSLVANKARFSDSIDAIVAPLQGVVSPDTSLNRLREIFAQDNVAVVKEGEKIIGILTKIDLIDHLHRNAA from the coding sequence ATGGACATTCACGAGAACATCCTCTCCGCAATTGGTCACACCCCGCTGGTCAAGCTCAACAAGCTCGTCGGGCCGAACGACGCAACGGTGCTCGTCAAGTGTGAGTTCATGAACCCGGGCGCGTCCATCAAGGACCGGATGGCGCTCTACATCATCGAGAAGGCCGAGCGGGAGGGGAAGCTCAAGCCCGGCGGCACCATCGTGGAGAACACCTCCGGCAACACGGGCATGGGCGTGGCCCTGGCCGCGGCGGTGAAGGGCTACAAGTGCATCTTCACCATGCCGGACAAGATGTCCCTGGAGAAGATCAACCGGCTCAAGGCCCTGGGCGCGCAGGTGGTGGTGACGCCGACGAACGTGCCGGCCGAGGACCCCCGCAGCTACTACGAGACGGCCAAGCGCATCCACCGCGAGACGCCCGGCGCGTTCATGCTCAACCAGTACCACAACCCCGACAACATCGAGGCCCACTACAAGATCACCGGGCCGGAGATCTACGAGCAGACCGAGGGCAAGGTCGACTACTTCGTCTCGGGCCTGGGCACGGGCGGCACGATGAGCGGGGCGGGCAAGTACCTCAAGGAGAAGGTGCCCGGCCTGAAGAACGTGGGCGTGGACCCGGTGGGCTCGGTGTACGAGGGCTACTTCAAGACGGGCAAGCTCTCCACGCCTCACGTCTACAAGGTGGAGGGTATCGGCGAGGACATGCTGTGCGGCGCCATGGACTTCAAGGTGGTGGACGACGTGCGGCAGGTGGATGACAAGCAGTGCTTCGTCGCGGCGCGGCGGCTGGCGCGCGAGGAAGGCATCTTCGCCGGCGGTTCGGCGGGCGCGGCGGTGCACGTCGCGGTGCAGCTCGCCAAGGAAGTGGGCAAGGGCAAGACGATCGTCGTCGTGCTGCCGGACTCCGGCATGGTCTACATCAGCAAGTTCCACTCGGACGAGTGGATGCGCGACAACGGCTTCCTCGAGGAGAAGGGTGCGGGCACGGTGCGCGACATCCTCGGGGACAAGCGGGGCGAGGTGCGCACCGCGCGCAAGGGCGACCGGGTGGACCTGGTGGTCGAGCAGATGCGCCAGCACGGCATCAGCCAGATGCCCGTCCTCACCCCCGAGGGCCAGGCCGTGGGGATGATCCACGAGTACGACCTGCTCAACTCCCTGGTGGCGAACAAGGCCCGGTTCAGCGACAGCATCGACGCCATCGTGGCGCCGCTGCAGGGCGTGGTCTCCCCGGACACGAGTCTCAACCGGCTGCGCGAGATCTTCGCGCAGGACAATGTGGCGGTGGTGAAGGAGGGCGAGAAGATCATCGGCATCCTCACGAAGATCGATCTCATCGACCACCTGCACCGCAACGCGGCCTGA
- a CDS encoding serine/threonine protein kinase, whose translation MEKAEWELNPASLPAGTRVGPWQVIDCGGQGAYGTVYRTVRAGSGPGQPVALKLAHYPEDGRFAREAALLSRIHHPNVPSLLNAGHWHHPSGAAYPYLVMDWVGGLSLYTWARTHLPSSRQVLRVLAQVARALEDTHAVGGVHRDVKGGNVRIRSADGRALLLDFGSGNHTGAEPLTWEALPPGTRPYRSPEAWAFARHHAQHPTARYVAQPSDDVFSLGVSAYRLVTGQYPPSAIPGDQGASVWEPAGAGPPPPLTLNPRVESQLNALILRMLSVNPLSRGGAGELAALLERAAESTGSGADEPLLISEAPQRPVLVSGETPARHHSARQSIRKKALLGKWLCWLASPALGLFLAIQGNPETPRATNETPMLAQAKALDAGLEDGGTAALAPTALADAPAMGTMPSPAQRGLGLDMPKTPFPGQQRPPCTASYEAEIRGGCWTQLAQMAPCKDSYEWKGRCYIPSTPAPREPTSDKP comes from the coding sequence ATGGAGAAAGCCGAGTGGGAGCTGAACCCCGCCTCGCTCCCGGCCGGAACACGCGTAGGACCTTGGCAAGTCATCGACTGTGGCGGCCAAGGCGCCTACGGCACCGTCTACCGCACGGTGAGGGCGGGCAGCGGCCCGGGTCAGCCCGTGGCCCTCAAGCTGGCCCACTATCCCGAAGACGGCCGCTTCGCACGTGAAGCGGCATTGCTCTCACGCATTCACCACCCCAACGTGCCCAGCCTGCTGAACGCGGGCCATTGGCACCACCCTTCCGGCGCGGCCTACCCCTATCTCGTCATGGACTGGGTGGGCGGGCTCTCGCTGTACACCTGGGCCCGGACGCACCTGCCCTCCTCCCGCCAGGTACTCAGGGTTTTGGCCCAGGTGGCACGGGCGCTGGAGGACACCCATGCGGTGGGAGGCGTGCATCGCGACGTCAAAGGCGGCAACGTGCGGATTCGCTCGGCCGATGGCCGGGCCCTCCTCCTGGACTTCGGCTCTGGGAACCACACGGGCGCGGAGCCACTGACGTGGGAGGCCCTTCCTCCTGGAACCCGTCCCTACCGCAGCCCCGAGGCATGGGCTTTCGCTCGGCACCATGCCCAACATCCCACCGCCCGCTATGTGGCTCAGCCCTCGGATGATGTGTTTTCCCTCGGCGTGAGCGCTTACCGTTTGGTCACGGGGCAATACCCGCCGTCTGCCATTCCAGGGGATCAAGGTGCAAGCGTCTGGGAACCCGCGGGAGCGGGCCCACCTCCTCCCCTCACCCTCAACCCCCGGGTGGAATCACAGCTCAACGCCCTCATTCTTCGCATGCTCTCGGTGAATCCTCTGTCGCGCGGCGGCGCAGGCGAGTTGGCGGCGCTGCTGGAAAGAGCGGCGGAGTCGACAGGCTCCGGAGCGGATGAACCGCTGCTCATCAGCGAGGCACCGCAGCGCCCGGTCCTCGTTTCTGGCGAGACACCCGCTCGCCACCATTCCGCACGCCAGAGCATCCGGAAGAAAGCACTCCTCGGGAAGTGGCTCTGCTGGCTTGCATCGCCTGCCCTTGGATTGTTCCTGGCCATACAAGGCAATCCAGAAACTCCCCGTGCCACGAATGAGACGCCCATGCTGGCACAAGCCAAGGCACTTGACGCAGGGCTTGAAGATGGAGGCACGGCGGCACTCGCCCCCACGGCATTGGCGGATGCACCTGCCATGGGAACCATGCCATCCCCTGCCCAGCGGGGACTTGGCTTGGACATGCCCAAAACACCTTTTCCAGGTCAGCAGCGCCCCCCGTGCACAGCGAGCTACGAAGCCGAAATTCGAGGTGGGTGCTGGACTCAACTGGCCCAAATGGCCCCCTGTAAAGACTCCTACGAATGGAAGGGACGCTGCTATATCCCGAGCACCCCGGCCCCCCGCGAGCCTACCTCGGACAAACCCTAA
- a CDS encoding FG-GAP repeat domain-containing protein translates to MRELPTEQLSAVGAAPVAMVAADLNGDGQTDLVAANSGSNNVSVLLNQGGTFSPATHYSAGTSPASLAVADLNQDGKPDLAVSNATSGDVSVLLNQGNGRFTPALPANVGAKLGSVAAADLNGDGKPDLAIANTGSRTVSILLNQGSGTFAPADFYTVDEDPSSVAVADLNGDGKPDLVIANTGSASVSVLLNQGNGTFSAGGRASTGAFPSSVTAVDLNGDGKPDLAVANGNSYDVSVLINQGDGTFAVAHYGAGGGPSAVVAADLNGDGRPDLAVSNSSSGNVSVLLNRGNGSFENAIHYGGGKRLCAVAALDLNGDGKLDLAALSFARGSVSTFLNQGDGTFAAAVHHSVKTNPQALAATDLNHDGQIDLVTVNYNLSNLSVLMNRGQGSFAPAIQSKVGTNLTSVAAADLNGDGRPDLAVTSALSGTVEVLLNYGQGTFAAAVPYNVGEYPSSVVAAELNGDGKPDLAVTTQESHHVSVLLNQGTGTFAAAVPYDVGAGPKAVTAADLNGDGVADLVTANDTSATVSVLLNQGNGTFAAAVPFSVGLRPSSVTAADLNGDGKVDLAVANKASHDVSVLLNQDRAAFAPAVHYQAGTEPQGVTAADLNGDGKPDLAVANWTSGEVSLLLNQGDGTFTATAGYSVGMDSNAVTAADLNGDGKADLAVTHQYSSTVSVLLSTCLP, encoded by the coding sequence ATGCGTGAGCTCCCAACAGAACAGCTCTCCGCCGTGGGGGCCGCTCCGGTCGCCATGGTGGCGGCGGACCTGAATGGGGATGGCCAAACCGATCTCGTGGCCGCCAACAGCGGCAGCAACAACGTGAGCGTCCTCCTCAACCAAGGTGGCACCTTCTCTCCCGCCACCCACTACTCCGCTGGAACCAGCCCCGCTTCGCTGGCGGTGGCGGACTTGAACCAGGACGGCAAGCCCGACCTCGCCGTCTCCAATGCCACCAGCGGCGACGTGAGCGTGTTGCTCAACCAAGGCAACGGACGTTTCACCCCTGCACTTCCCGCCAACGTGGGCGCGAAGCTTGGTTCGGTGGCGGCAGCGGATCTGAACGGGGATGGCAAGCCCGACCTCGCCATTGCCAACACCGGCAGCCGCACGGTGAGCATTCTCCTCAACCAAGGCAGCGGCACCTTCGCCCCGGCAGACTTCTACACCGTGGACGAGGACCCTTCCTCCGTCGCCGTGGCGGACTTGAACGGGGACGGCAAGCCCGACCTCGTCATTGCCAACACTGGCAGCGCCAGCGTGAGCGTCCTGCTCAACCAGGGGAACGGCACCTTCTCCGCGGGAGGCCGCGCCAGCACGGGCGCTTTCCCCTCTTCCGTGACGGCGGTGGATCTCAATGGCGACGGGAAACCCGACCTCGCTGTCGCCAACGGCAACAGCTACGACGTGAGCGTGCTGATCAACCAAGGGGATGGCACTTTTGCCGTGGCGCACTACGGCGCTGGAGGCGGTCCCTCGGCGGTGGTGGCGGCGGACCTGAACGGCGATGGACGACCTGATCTCGCCGTCTCAAACAGCAGCAGCGGCAACGTGAGCGTCCTGCTCAACCGGGGGAACGGTTCCTTCGAGAATGCAATTCACTACGGCGGTGGAAAGCGCCTCTGTGCGGTGGCTGCATTGGATCTGAATGGCGACGGAAAGCTCGACCTTGCCGCCTTGAGCTTCGCCAGGGGGAGCGTGAGCACATTTCTCAACCAGGGCGACGGAACTTTCGCCGCGGCAGTCCACCACAGCGTGAAGACAAACCCCCAAGCGCTGGCGGCAACAGACCTGAACCATGATGGTCAAATTGATCTTGTCACCGTGAATTACAACCTCTCCAATCTAAGCGTGCTGATGAACCGAGGCCAAGGCTCGTTCGCCCCAGCCATCCAATCCAAAGTGGGGACGAACCTCACCTCGGTAGCCGCAGCGGACCTGAATGGCGATGGCAGGCCAGACCTCGCCGTCACGAGTGCGCTCAGCGGTACCGTGGAGGTGCTGCTCAACTACGGCCAAGGCACCTTCGCCGCCGCGGTCCCCTACAACGTGGGGGAATACCCCTCCTCGGTGGTGGCTGCGGAACTCAATGGGGATGGCAAGCCCGACCTCGCCGTCACCACTCAAGAAAGCCATCACGTGAGTGTGCTCCTCAACCAGGGCACCGGGACCTTCGCCGCCGCAGTCCCCTACGATGTGGGAGCAGGCCCTAAGGCCGTTACAGCAGCGGACCTGAACGGCGATGGAGTAGCCGACCTTGTTACGGCGAATGACACCAGCGCCACCGTGAGCGTGCTCCTCAACCAAGGCAACGGGACCTTCGCCGCCGCGGTCCCCTTCAGCGTGGGCCTCCGCCCTTCTTCGGTGACGGCCGCGGATCTGAACGGAGACGGCAAGGTGGATCTCGCCGTTGCAAACAAAGCCAGCCATGACGTGAGCGTGTTGCTCAATCAGGACCGCGCGGCCTTCGCGCCAGCGGTCCATTACCAGGCCGGGACAGAGCCCCAAGGGGTGACGGCAGCGGATTTGAATGGGGACGGCAAACCCGATCTCGCCGTCGCGAATTGGACCAGCGGCGAAGTGAGCCTGCTGCTCAACCAGGGCGATGGGACCTTCACCGCCACAGCCGGGTACAGCGTGGGAATGGATTCCAACGCGGTGACGGCAGCGGACCTGAACGGCGATGGAAAAGCCGACCTGGCCGTCACACACCAATACAGTTCCACCGTGAGCGTGCTGCTCAGCACCTGCTTGCCCTGA
- a CDS encoding di-heme oxidoredictase family protein, whose protein sequence is MRQAPQVIGLGLLTEAIGWHGGEASASRARFEALSKDDRDALLTFLESL, encoded by the coding sequence GTGCGGCAAGCCCCTCAGGTCATCGGCCTGGGCCTGCTGACCGAGGCCATCGGCTGGCACGGCGGTGAGGCGAGCGCCAGCCGCGCCCGCTTCGAGGCGCTCTCGAAGGATGATCGGGACGCCCTGCTCACCTTCCTCGAATCGCTGTGA
- a CDS encoding class I SAM-dependent methyltransferase, producing MTTPQDQHPPQNPGGMFENRLRKNARHFRKWAQARGLTCFRIYDRDIPEYPYAVDLYGDRVLLVEYPRRRALKSGAVEQQREEVLATVAQVLETAPERIHVKTHTPQPWGRQQYERMGQGGERFVVEEQGLKFWVNLGDYLDTGLFMDHRLTRARVREEARGKRFLNLFAYTGAFTVYAADGGAARTVTVDLSNTYLDWAEENLALNGLAHAHHALIRADVPSWLEAQGDEPDRYELIVCDPPSFSTSKRMSGSFNVQRDQSRLLRALQTVLAPGGILYFSTNFQGFTLDTASVRGLEIEELTPASIPEDFQRKEIHRCWRMVAPRR from the coding sequence ATGACCACTCCGCAGGATCAACACCCACCGCAAAATCCGGGCGGGATGTTCGAGAACCGGCTCCGCAAGAATGCCCGGCACTTCCGCAAGTGGGCGCAGGCACGAGGCCTCACCTGTTTTCGCATCTACGATCGAGACATCCCCGAGTACCCCTACGCGGTGGACCTGTACGGGGACCGGGTCCTGCTCGTGGAGTACCCCCGCCGGCGGGCCCTCAAGAGTGGCGCCGTGGAACAGCAGCGCGAGGAGGTGCTCGCCACGGTGGCGCAGGTGCTCGAAACCGCCCCGGAGCGCATCCACGTCAAGACACATACCCCCCAGCCCTGGGGCCGACAGCAGTACGAGCGGATGGGCCAGGGGGGCGAGCGTTTCGTGGTGGAAGAGCAAGGGCTGAAGTTCTGGGTGAACCTCGGCGACTACCTCGACACGGGCCTCTTCATGGACCACCGGCTCACGCGCGCACGGGTCCGAGAGGAGGCTCGCGGCAAGCGCTTTCTCAACCTCTTCGCATACACGGGGGCCTTCACCGTCTACGCGGCCGATGGGGGCGCCGCGCGCACGGTCACCGTGGACCTGTCGAACACGTACCTCGACTGGGCGGAGGAGAACCTCGCCCTCAATGGCCTGGCGCACGCGCACCACGCCCTCATCCGCGCGGATGTGCCCTCGTGGCTCGAAGCCCAGGGTGATGAACCGGACCGCTACGAGCTCATCGTCTGTGACCCCCCGTCCTTCTCCACCTCCAAGCGCATGAGCGGGTCCTTCAACGTCCAGCGGGACCAGTCCCGGTTGCTCAGGGCCCTCCAGACCGTGCTCGCCCCCGGGGGCATCCTCTACTTCTCCACCAACTTCCAGGGGTTCACCCTCGACACGGCCTCCGTCCGAGGGCTGGAGATCGAGGAGTTGACCCCGGCCTCCATTCCCGAGGACTTCCAGCGCAAGGAGATCCACCGCTGCTGGCGCATGGTCGCCCCCCGCCGTTGA
- a CDS encoding FxsA family protein, with product MAKYLLLAFIVVPFLDLYLLVGIGRHLGVLPTLALVVGMGLVGASLARREGLRVVRRWQEAMAQGRPPEEGILSGALVLLGGLLLVLPGVITDAVGLILLIPAVRRGIAARLRRSLERGMRNGSVRVTTVGWGGGQGPGTSPREAPPASRLPGEVDAEFTEEKPQG from the coding sequence GTGGCCAAATACCTCCTCCTCGCCTTCATCGTCGTGCCGTTCCTGGACCTGTACCTGCTTGTCGGGATTGGCCGGCACCTCGGAGTGCTGCCCACCCTCGCCCTGGTCGTGGGGATGGGGCTCGTGGGTGCGTCGCTGGCCCGGCGGGAGGGGCTCCGGGTCGTGAGGCGCTGGCAGGAGGCCATGGCCCAGGGCCGCCCACCGGAAGAGGGCATTCTGAGCGGGGCCCTCGTGCTGCTGGGGGGCTTGCTGCTCGTCCTGCCAGGAGTCATCACGGATGCGGTGGGGCTGATCCTCCTGATTCCCGCGGTGCGGCGCGGGATTGCCGCCCGGCTTCGCCGCTCGCTCGAGCGGGGGATGCGCAATGGCTCGGTGCGGGTCACCACCGTTGGTTGGGGAGGGGGGCAGGGGCCAGGAACCTCTCCTCGCGAAGCGCCCCCCGCGTCCCGTCTTCCAGGGGAGGTGGACGCCGAGTTCACGGAGGAAAAGCCCCAGGGCTGA
- a CDS encoding class I SAM-dependent rRNA methyltransferase has product MKPGDKRQRPARPPHGRGKPHRPEKPAPDRDVPDRGPDGLPQVSLLRRGVERWQAGPPWIYRADLNGAPGLTQGEVVRVTDGRGWFLGKAFYSPHSKIALRWLSYEDVPVDADFFRQRLAAANALRRHALPGESTYRVVHGEADLLPGLVVDRYGDYLSVQFLVPAMEARKELIADLLTELFKPRGIVNRSDVGVRALEGLTPEKGLLRGELPGPVSFDEGLVRMRADLLEGQKTGAFLDQRENHVLAAQYASGEALDCFSYVGGFALQLATRAQRVTAVEISEAAAAQLRDNAAANRLTNLEVVTANAFDFLRDAVDEGRRFDTIVLDPPSFAKNKDAVAAALRGYKEINLRAMQLLRPGGFLISASCTYHVDEQAFEDMLASAAADARRRVQIIERRGASKDHPVILNLRETRYLKCFVLRVL; this is encoded by the coding sequence ATGAAGCCCGGAGACAAGAGGCAGCGGCCCGCACGCCCCCCCCACGGCAGGGGAAAACCCCACCGCCCGGAGAAACCGGCGCCCGACCGCGACGTGCCGGATCGCGGCCCCGATGGGCTGCCCCAGGTCTCGCTCCTGCGCCGCGGCGTCGAGCGCTGGCAGGCGGGTCCTCCGTGGATCTACCGCGCGGACCTCAACGGCGCCCCAGGGCTCACCCAGGGCGAGGTGGTGCGCGTCACCGATGGCCGGGGCTGGTTCCTTGGCAAGGCCTTCTACTCGCCCCACTCCAAGATTGCCCTGCGCTGGCTCAGCTACGAGGACGTTCCGGTGGACGCGGACTTCTTCCGGCAACGGCTCGCCGCGGCGAATGCCCTGCGCCGCCACGCCCTGCCCGGAGAGAGCACCTACCGGGTGGTCCACGGTGAGGCGGACCTGCTGCCTGGGCTCGTGGTGGACCGGTACGGCGACTACCTGAGCGTGCAGTTCCTCGTTCCCGCCATGGAAGCCCGCAAGGAGCTCATCGCGGATCTGCTCACCGAGCTGTTCAAGCCCCGGGGCATCGTCAACCGGTCGGATGTCGGGGTGCGCGCGCTGGAGGGGCTCACGCCCGAGAAGGGGCTGCTGCGCGGCGAGCTGCCCGGCCCGGTCTCATTCGACGAGGGCCTGGTGCGCATGCGGGCGGATCTGCTCGAAGGCCAGAAGACGGGTGCTTTCCTGGACCAGCGCGAGAACCATGTCCTGGCGGCCCAGTACGCCTCGGGCGAGGCGCTCGACTGCTTCTCCTACGTGGGAGGTTTTGCCCTCCAACTCGCCACGCGGGCGCAGCGCGTCACCGCCGTGGAGATCTCCGAGGCCGCCGCCGCCCAGTTGCGCGACAACGCCGCCGCCAACCGCCTGACCAACCTGGAGGTCGTGACCGCCAACGCCTTCGACTTCTTGCGCGACGCGGTGGACGAGGGGCGGCGCTTCGACACCATCGTCCTGGATCCGCCCTCCTTCGCGAAGAACAAGGACGCGGTGGCCGCCGCGCTGCGCGGGTACAAGGAGATCAACCTGCGCGCCATGCAGTTGCTGCGGCCCGGCGGCTTCCTCATCTCCGCCAGTTGCACCTACCATGTCGACGAGCAGGCATTCGAGGACATGCTCGCTTCCGCCGCCGCCGACGCACGGCGCCGCGTGCAGATCATCGAACGGCGGGGGGCCAGCAAGGATCACCCGGTAATCCTGAATTTAAGGGAAACACGTTATTTGAAGTGCTTCGTCCTTCGGGTGCTGTAA
- a CDS encoding YkgJ family cysteine cluster protein produces the protein MSPRDWDDEDEAPRAHETVLEARAIQEVRVLYRQADTAYAPFSCPASGECCQLARTQRQPWLWYPEWRLLTRQRPLPPPRPDGGCPYLDATGTRCTVYLDRPFGCRTFFCERIRGPARQPAEAVDTLLRRLERISQAVRPDQTGPRPLLEWHAAAFLASQQERTEP, from the coding sequence ATGTCACCGCGGGATTGGGACGACGAAGACGAGGCCCCCCGGGCCCATGAAACAGTGCTGGAGGCGCGCGCGATCCAAGAGGTGCGCGTCCTCTATCGCCAGGCGGATACCGCCTATGCGCCCTTCTCGTGTCCGGCCAGCGGTGAGTGTTGTCAGCTGGCCCGGACACAACGCCAGCCCTGGCTGTGGTATCCTGAGTGGCGGCTGTTGACGCGCCAGCGCCCGCTGCCTCCTCCCCGGCCAGACGGGGGATGCCCTTATCTGGATGCCACCGGGACACGGTGCACCGTCTACCTGGATCGTCCTTTCGGTTGCCGGACGTTTTTCTGCGAGCGGATCCGCGGCCCCGCTCGCCAACCCGCCGAGGCTGTCGACACGCTCTTGCGCCGTCTCGAGCGCATCTCCCAAGCCGTGAGACCTGACCAGACCGGTCCTCGTCCACTGCTGGAATGGCACGCCGCCGCCTTCTTGGCCTCTCAACAGGAGAGAACCGAACCGTGA
- a CDS encoding glycerate kinase: protein MIPRWLVAPQEFKGTLTAAEAAQAMRAGIREAAPEVLLDLAPLADGGPGTVDALLTGTPGERRVMTVQGPLGEPVEAAYALLESGQTAVIEMATASGLSLLDPENLDIRRASTYGTGELMRAALDAGCTRIIVGLGGSATNDAGTGALTALGYRFLDAKGRPLPPGGAALRHLARVDTSHQHPQLAEVELLAATDVTAPLLGPNGASRLFGPQKGADPDTVEELEEALLHFSRNVGQEFVRMPGVGAAGGLGYGLAVLASANIVSGYELVAQALHLERRMAVADMVLTGEGRYDRQTSFGKGPAALAYSGRALGRPVVLFAGSVLPEKGLDMSLFSTIVEAGSRSLTKAAAAQALQTAAAQWAATARHIKPYDARDAMHSDEDSASSWTS, encoded by the coding sequence GTGATCCCCCGCTGGCTGGTCGCTCCGCAGGAGTTCAAAGGTACCCTCACCGCCGCCGAAGCAGCGCAGGCCATGAGGGCGGGCATCCGCGAGGCCGCCCCCGAAGTGCTGTTGGATCTGGCGCCGCTGGCGGACGGAGGACCGGGGACGGTGGATGCCCTGCTGACCGGAACCCCCGGCGAACGGCGCGTGATGACGGTGCAGGGACCTCTCGGCGAGCCCGTGGAAGCGGCCTATGCACTGTTGGAATCTGGACAGACCGCCGTCATCGAAATGGCCACGGCATCGGGGCTGTCCCTGTTGGATCCGGAGAACTTGGATATCCGGCGGGCCTCGACCTATGGCACGGGCGAGCTGATGCGGGCCGCGCTGGACGCGGGCTGCACCCGAATCATCGTGGGGCTGGGCGGCAGCGCGACGAATGACGCGGGCACCGGCGCGCTCACGGCCCTGGGGTACCGGTTCCTGGATGCGAAGGGCCGCCCGTTGCCCCCCGGCGGTGCCGCGCTGCGGCACCTGGCCCGCGTGGACACCAGCCACCAACACCCCCAGCTCGCCGAGGTGGAGCTGCTGGCGGCCACGGACGTCACCGCCCCCCTGTTGGGCCCCAATGGCGCCTCCCGGCTCTTTGGCCCCCAGAAGGGCGCGGACCCGGACACCGTGGAGGAGCTCGAAGAGGCGCTCCTGCACTTCTCCAGGAACGTCGGGCAAGAGTTCGTCCGGATGCCCGGCGTCGGGGCCGCGGGAGGATTGGGGTACGGCCTGGCGGTGCTCGCCAGTGCCAACATCGTGTCGGGCTACGAGTTGGTGGCCCAGGCGCTCCACCTCGAGCGGCGCATGGCGGTGGCGGACATGGTGCTCACCGGCGAGGGCCGCTACGACCGGCAGACCTCCTTCGGCAAGGGGCCCGCGGCCCTGGCCTACTCGGGCCGGGCGCTGGGCAGGCCCGTGGTGCTCTTCGCGGGATCCGTGCTGCCCGAGAAGGGGCTGGACATGTCGCTGTTCAGCACCATCGTCGAGGCCGGGAGCCGCTCGCTGACCAAGGCCGCCGCGGCCCAGGCCCTCCAGACGGCCGCGGCCCAGTGGGCCGCCACCGCCCGGCACATCAAACCCTACGACGCACGCGACGCGATGCACTCGGACGAGGACTCGGCCAGCTCCTGGACCTCGTAG